The window AGGTGAAGCTGAAACCTGGGATCAACTGAAACGTTGTCGACGAGTCGGAGGGAATAGCGAGTGGGAAATGGGGGACTTTGGGGGCAGCTTGGGTTGACTGTGATTTATGCACTGCATCTTGCGGTTGTGATATGTTTGACACATCATTGGCTATAGTTGTATCGTGGCTTTCGGGAGTTAAGGGGGGTGTTCCGGAAGTCTGCAGTTGTTGAGTACATGCAATCATAGACACCAGGCtgtcaatcttcttctcgagctgGGCCACGCGCCTGTGTATGGCAAGTGCATGTAAGCAAAGTACAAAAAGAAAGTGAAAGGGGCAGCATATTAATGACATACGTCGACTTTCCCCTCTTCCTACGCTGCACCGGCGCCGGCACATGACACGGAATCTTCATGCGGCCGCATCTACATCATAAACGCAGGCCAAGTCAGCATTGTCCCATTCGTCCATCCATCTACATTCATATCTCCAACCACATACCGGATGCAGCTGGTGTCCTGCAAGTGGCCCGCGCCGGATGCCGGCCATCGACACTTCATCTTTAACCGGGCACAGTTGGCACAGGCCCGGGTTTTCGGCGGCTCCGCAACTGCCGGACGGCTTCCGGAGCCGATTTCAGACGGCTGAGTTGCGATGCCGGTATCGTTAgcttgagctgctgaaaAACCATCCATGACTGTATAAAGATCTGTGAAACTCTGATGTCGTGATCAATTGACTACAAGATCAATCAACTTGATGTAGAGACAAAAAATACAGCAGCCTTGCTCATCTTCCCACAGCCACGCCCAAGGAGGAAGTTCACGGCGCTCGGGTATCATTATAACATCCGTAGTCCgacaccagcagcgccgcacAATCACGTGTTTACGGCTTTACGGTTACGGGAGTCATCTTAAGCACCGGTTCCGTAAACTTCAGCTAATTGCCTTATTCGGACCATCGTGCTGTTCTGTTGGCCTCTCTTTTCAACGTCTTTAAAGGCATAGTAACACCTCATTCTACAGATACATAATTTCTCCAACAATATCTCAAACGAGCAAACTCAAGTCTATCCCATCAGCTTCACGCACTTGAGCCTCATGTCTTAGTGGATCGTGATGGATCGTTTTCTAAGAGAGTCTCAGTTCACGGCGACTTTTtggagcagcatcaagatggcaACCAATTGAATTGTAGTTGATATCATTCAACTATCGCATCACGTCGCTCAACGCAAAACAAGACAAGTCTCGTGATGATGAAAAGTTGCGCCTTTATACAGATGCCCCAGCTCAACATCCTTGACAAGCTGGCCTACAATCACCATCTTTGTCTCAGCTTCATCGCCTAGCGCCAATCTGCTTTCCCGCTTGGGCTATTCTTCGTCTCCAATCCAGCTGCCGGCTTATGCCATGCTACTCTGCATTTCGCCTTGCTCACGATGAGGCACAGTCCCCTGTTTAGTGCGAGCGGCATGCAACCTGGGCACATGCAGGCGTGCCAGTATCATCTGCAACCTCTCTAAAGGCCTGTCGCTATACACCACTGCTTGACTCGCTCAATATCCCCTTGTGGCCGATATTGACCCCTCAAACCTCTCCCAGTGCTGCCGGGATTAACCTACTGCTACTTGGATAGTGGACACATCCTGGACTCGACACATGTGGGCGCTAAACGTGCTCTGCCACTGCCCTTGCTCGCTTCCCTGCAGTGGACTTTTCAGTTACAGCTAGGTGGTCATAGACGAAAGCCGAGTTAGTCCATCTCTCTTTGTTAATGCCGATAAAGTGACGAGATCCAAACCATACCAGGATCGTCACCGTCAGGTGAGTATCCAATTGTCCTCTAGCATCTTGCAGGCATCCCCTGTCCGCCAGCGCTAGTACACAAAATACCACAGAGCGTGACCTGCTAGAGAAACATTTCAGCTATCAATTGAATCATCGACAAAGTGAAAATACCATCTAGACACGCCTTCCGCATGATGCTGATTCAGATTTTGTCTCTCACCATGCCGGCAGTTCCGATGCAACAAGCCCAGTTCAACAATGGATGCAAAAATATCACACCGAGAGGAGTGAAAATAAAAGCCATTAGTGTAGCTCGGCTTTTACAAGATCTCCCAGCATCGCCCCAGGGATCTGCAACGCTTAAATTGCCTAGCCACAATCCTTGTTGAGCGTGGACCCCCACAAGCGGTGGGTAGCTGAGGTGCCATTGTTGTCAAATCACAGGCGCCGAGCGAGCAACAAACTCACGTTTTTAGACAGTTCCTGCGCTATTTTATGCGGTGATCAGAAGCTAATTCTGATCAATTCGCAAAGCCCTGCTTCCCCTCTCTAACATGATTTCCACGCCTGAGATTCCCAAGTGGATTTGTGATGGAGTTTCCGGGAGGGCTTAGCCTGCTTGCCCCTAACCCATGAGTGGTGCGTGATTCGCGTCAACAAAGAATTCTGTAAACTAAAGTTAAGCGCCCGTAAAAGCTAAGAAAAGTGAATAACGTCACGGGTAAGACATTGCAATTCTCTAGGGCCAACTGAGGATCTGTTTCTtgctttcccctcttctcaCCCGATCAGTCGTGTTGTATGTATTCATAcccttgctttttttatagcagctggaagagagGTGATGCCTGCAAATAGACAACTTACCTTGATGTAATTGATGTATATTAAACTCATCAACTAGACTTTACTCCGTGGAAAGCGCTCTCGATTATGTTGGATAATAGCTGAAAAATTCTTTCTTGTGTAGGTAGAGTAGATTACTACAAAGACCAATTACAATACTAAAGCCAAAAAATGCATTCACTCCATCTCAGTTTCATCCTCCAAATCGCTCCTCGCCAGAACCTATCCATCAAACAtcaaaaaagcaaatagcCAAcacccgccgccgccattcGGAATCCCCTCTCACCTCAACCCACCCCCCTCTACACACCCGATCCCTCGCACAAGTGTCACCACCCAAACGCCGAATCCAGCATATTATCGGGAACCAAACATAGCCTCTTCATCATagctgaaaaaaaacaataaaaataaaatcccAAAAGACATGGTATCCCCTGTTCgcaaagaaagagaggggaagcAGCATGTAAGCTACCTAGTAGCATCATATTCTGCCTCACAAATCTCCATAGCGGTGCTTTAGCAATTCCGCTATTCAGACCGCAACTCTGACACTTTTCTTAGCTCATCATGCTAAACGCTCATATTCTCCATTATGCGATGATAAAAAGACACGCAACATCGACGATCagacacgcccccccccccccccccagaaACCTACCACATCAGTATCTCTCAAAAGGATTCGGATCCGTAGCCACACATGTGGGGGCTTTATCAGCTACAGGCTTACAGCTacaagattttttttgttttcccctcttccGGGATAGAACGGGGCGGGAACCAAGCCTTTGTCTGCGGGGCGGTCCTTCGGGAAAAGAGACTTTGCAGCACAGTGCCGATGACAAGTCTGCTATACTGGGCGACTGGAGTTTCGCCTTATACGGCGATCTTGCATCTTGATACGGCAGGCAGCCCCAACGTCACGCCAAAGACCAGGATGCTGTACATGAACACCACGTCATAGTTGAGCTGAATAGATTGTAGCTTTCAATTGGAGCGAGACTTTTAAAGATACCGACAACTAATTTTTGTACAACACAAACCACATCATCTGCAAAATCCAGCCTGAACAATGATCAACAATGACCTCCACTACGTATAAACGACTGCGCACTCCAATAtagacaaggaaaaggggaaaaagagaaaaaaagggaaaaaaagaaaaaaaaaaaacactgcTTTGCCACTCCCTCAAAACACCAAAGCCAGATAGTACAAAACACAGCAAAAATATTGGGCAGAGAATGTAAGAATAAAAATGTCAACAGCGGGGGATATGGATATCCCCCCCATGCTCTTTCAAACCACTGACTGAGACATGCATTGGGCCGGCGCTGTCATCACTCAACTGTCCCAAATGGCGCCAAAAGCGGGAACACCTCGAGTCTCTAGGCCATATACAACCTTTTTAGTGATTTTCTCGTTGGCAATGATGATAACGGCTTCGGCGTTAAACTCCTTGACCATGTTATAACCCATGCGAACAAGGTCGGGCCGGCCCTGGGTTCGGGTGTCGTGGATGATGGCGCCAGGGATGGACCCTTTGATGGTATCGATGATCTTCTTCCCAAATGTTTTCTCGGGAGACGGGGTTGACCAGATGAGCTGAGTGGGACAGCTTGGGTGTCCGATATGACCCAGCATGGGGCCAATCCCAGATCCCGTGGCAATCACGACAACGCGGTTAAACAGCGTGGCAATGCGCATGACTCCGCATGCTGGGAGACCACGGACCCAGATGCTAGTGGGAGGGTTTCGAATGCACCGCTTGGTCCAATCGCCAGCGTTTGATACCACCAGAGAATAACCTGCCGAGATGCCCGCCTCGAGGTCTGGCTGCGGGGCTGGGATCGTCGCAAAAGAGTGCCACTCAAAGAGCGGACGGTGGGAGATTCGCGTAAAGCTGCCATTCACAGGAACTGTATAGTCAAAGTGCAAGCGGACAGCATGCTCCGACAGCGGCTCAGCgttgaccttgaccttgcGGAGGAAGAACCAAGAAAAGGCAACGCTAAAGGTGGCCACGCTGAGCATCCAAAGGGCTGGagtcttggccaaggcatGCCCGAAACTCTGACCAGCTGGTGTCGAGTCGTAAACAGAGACAACCGTCTTGGCCCAGAAAAGAGCAAGTGCAGACCATCCGAGAAAGCGGTGCATCTTCTCAAACATGTCGTGATTAGCCTTCCTAAAGGGAGGCCAAGCAGCCGCTACAATAAAGCAGCAGAGACCacacagcagccaagagacGACTAGGTTGGCCAGAGAGGCTCTAGATGGCGGTCCGTCTAGCTGGAAGCGCGCAACAGTAGCTTGGATGGTAGATGCGAGGAGCCATGCAGTGGCGCAGATACCGGCACCGGAGTGGACTCCGCCAAGGTGGTAGATCTTTGCGCAGCGTTGGCGAATCCAGAATGGGAACGATTTGGGGACAGAGCAGAACGTGGTGTAGAGCATATTGATGACGACATCTTGGCGGATGAGTACGCCGGTGACAAGGTTCGCAGCTGTGATGGTTGCGAGCCATTCCACTCTGGGGCGAAGGACAAGAATGGCAATGAGCACTCCGATATTGAGGAAGCCGACAAAGCTGAAGAGAAATCGATAAGGAATGAGAACACGTTTTCTGAGGCCCCTCCAGGGTTTGGGCCACTTCTTATCGGGGACATCGCGGGAGAGGTCAATCTCTTCCTCGaccttgtcttctttctcttcttcagtggAAGCGGCAGtaagagacgaagaagaagacacaGATCGAAAGCCAACCAAGGGACTCGACTTGCCACTGAGTGCTTTTGACAGAGTTGCTGATTGGACTGTTGTGCTGAAAACAGTCGATGATTCCGAAATGGTAGGAGAAGCTGGTCCACTGGCCAGCATGCGGAGAGATTTCTTGTCAATCTTGCCATTGGCGGTTGTAGGGAATTCATCCAGCAAGTGAACATTAGACGGCACGGCATAGTATGGCTGAAGTCTACGAGTGTGCTCTAGGATGGCTCCTGGATCCTGGTTGGACGGGACAGCAAAACCATGGATCTCTCCATCGATAAGGAGGGCACATGCACGGGTGACGCCTGGCGCAGAGGCCATTGACGAAGAAACGCCATCCAGCTCGACACGGAAGCCCTAGTTACAGCGGTACGTTAGATTCTGTTCCTCAATGAAGAATCATGGCAACAAGCATCGGAAGGATGTGCGTATGAATGAAAGACTAGACTCACTTTGACTTTAACCTGGTCGTCAGCGCGACCCAAGATCTCGATGGAGCCATCAGGCCGCCACAGGCCCAAGTCGCCGGTACAATACATTTTGGATCTATTATTGTGAGACAGGATGGTTGAGTCAGTCATTTGTGCTGTGCTTCTTGGAGGTCTGAGCAAACAGATCCCGGACAGAAAGGAAGCTCCAGGAGCACTCCCTTGGGAAAACTCACCCGTCATTGGTAAAGGGATCTGGAATGTAAGACTCCTTTGTCTTGGCCTCGAGGCCAACGTAGCCGCGAGACACTCCATACCCGCCGGCCCACATAGTACCAGGTTCGCCTACCGGCACAGGACTCCCATTGTCATCGAGGATGTAGACGTTGTTATTGGGAGTGGGGCGACCGATGGACAAGCCATCCCCAACAATGTGCTTCTGCATGGTGTTGACAATGGTCGTCTCCGTAGGGCCACAGCTGTTCCAGTAAATTGCATGTTTGGCCCATAGATCAGCGAGACTGAGAGATGGCGTTAGAATACACAATTGCAAACGAGATGGCGCCGAAGGATGGCTGTTTGAGGGCCGACTTACTCTTGAGATGTAGGCTCTCCAGCTGTCGCGGCAACTTTGATGTTGGGGTACTTGGTAGGAGGGTATTTAGACAAGATTGTTGGTGTGCAAACCAAAGTATCGAGCTAAAGTTGAGATTTGCCAGTGTTAGTACAAATTTCACGTAAATTTTCATCAATTCAGTGCGATCCAGTCTCCCTTTGATACTCACCAGCTCAATAGCGGGTTCCCATTTGGAACCTCGAATGACAAGGGTGCCTCCATTGCACAGGCATGCAAAGATCTCCCAGGCGGCTGCACACCATTGTTAGCAAAATGAATGGTGATCCACAGCGGCAATTGGAGGGCAGATGAAAACGACCCCAGGGAGCAACATACCCATGTCAAAGCTAATGTTGAGGACTTGTCCCACCCGATTACCTGGTCGAATACCCAAGTTACCGGGAGACATACAAACAAGATTGGCAACATTTTTATGTGTCACGTCAACCCCTTTGGGCTTGCCAGTTGTACCTAATTTTGAAAATGTTagtcttcagctgctgctagcaaatggggagaagaagagcgtaTAGAGCTGCGCTCTAGCGAATTCCCGCGGATAGTGTCGTACCAGATGTGTAAATGATGTAGCATCCGCTGTCTGAAGTGGCCAAATCCACCCATTTCTCCTCATGCGGCATACTGTCAAGCTCTTGCTGATCAATAATGACTGGAGAGGCGCTAGGGCAGAGATCTCGGATCCGGTGAACGGTAGACGTTAAACAGCAGATGATGTTGCCACCAGATTGTTCAAAAACGTGCCGGATGGTCGAGTCGGGAACAACACCGCCATCGAGAGGAACATATTGGGCACCACAAGAGAGAATTGCCCAGATGCCTACCACCATCTCAGAGCTCCTCTTGACAACGAGAGGAATTCTCTGGTGGGGGCGAACACCAAGGCTTCGGAGCTTTGTGGCGAGGGCCTGAGCCCGAATGGCGAGTTGGCGGTATGTGGTCTGCTGAGTGGTAGCACCAGACAGATCGTGGAGGGCAATATTTTCAGGAAAAGATGTAACAAAGTGGTAGAAAGATGCGGTAACTGTTGAAAAGGGGCATTCGATCTTGGGACCATACTGCATGGCAGTATAGTCTGCGCGAAGACTTGAAGCCTCCATGACTCCAGCTGAGCAGACGCGGATGGGTCTATGTGGATGTGAATTGATATGTGTATATGTGtttgtgtatgtgtgtgtgtttgtgAATATAGTCTGTACTGAGAGTGCAGAAGAGATTCCGTCAAGTGATGGAGGAGTAGATGGTGGACAGAGAGGAGCAGTGTTGTAAGAGGAAAGTTAGGAAAAAGCACAGCGCTGGGCTTGGAGCGTGCTGTTGAGGATATCTGCTTGTCCAACCCGAGGAAGAGACCGAGTGCACCACCATTTATATAAGTGAGAGGAGGATCGGTCTCTGTTCCCTTGTTCCCCTCTTCCAACGGCGATGGTCTCGCAGGGCCCAGTATGGAAAGGGTCTGGTCCGTGGTGGATAGCGAGCCATCCATGGTAACCCTGGATATCATATCGACTATAACGAATGAGAAGTATTGAATGCAGAGACGAGCGACTTAATTGCACGGTCCTTGCCGTTCTTGGGCGAATCTGAAAGTGTGTGAGTGGTCTCGGTAGAAGACCCATCGAGCCGCTGATGCCCAATGCAAAGACACCGACGCTCATACGCGTGGAGGCTGAGACCATCCAGGGTCAAGGGCAGAGACTGCAACATCGAGAGATACAGAAGAAGTGGAGGCAGAGCAGGGACGGACAGGGCTTGGAGGAGATCAAGGACGCAGGTGATGCCGTGTGGGATGCCAGGGTGTGTCTATCGTAAGAATATATGTATGCTTGTATAAGCGCGAACGGCGATTATACAGATGGCCGTGACGAGTATTGGCCTGCCATGTCCACAAACTAATGCAGCTGGAAGACGATGCCCACTGGGACAGTATCCGACTGCGTCTGTACTAAACGCAGAGCCGCTAATAAAGCTACTCCCGTCGATATAGTCTATTTCCCCGTTTCTCCTGCTCTTTCTCCcctcccatcttcatcacgaGGTGTAGAAATGTGAtataaaggaaaagaggtATTATCCGCTACTTTATCTAGAAAGGAGACAATTCAGGGCCAAGCAGTTTTTCCCGTCACATTCCCGTAAAAGAAGAGTGCATGCAGAGTAGTAAGCCGCAGCGGTATAAGGCCAGCTTATACGTTGAAGGGGGGGGAGATGACATGGTGAGGGATAGAGGGATGACCAGAGGGATATGAGCCTGTTCAAGCTGATGCCTGCTCACAATGCCACTAGATCTTGGCCATGCCAGCTGTGGAGAGGGACTGAGAACCGGATCGAAAGAGTGAGAGACAGGCCGCCAAATGAGATGCAGAGAAAATGACGGCGGGAAAAGAGGGACGCGGGCTGAAGGCCAGCAGAGGAGAGACAGCCAGAGACGAAGGAATGCCGCGGCTGGTTACAGCGGACCAAAGGGGAACCGAGCAGTACTTTGATGGCCGAATTGGGAGACGTCAAGATGGCTGAGGCCTCGGGCTTGGCTGAAACAATGTGCCCGTCGATAGGTGAGCGTGCGGTGTTTCGGCGCTTGGGTGATACAAGCAGCAGTCGAGAGATGTCGTCGGCGGGGACTCGTATCGCATCGTGTAGGTACTTGTGCGGTGCAGATCTGCCACGCAGCCGCTGTCGACAAGACAGACACGCCTGTAGTCCTTCTGCTAGTCCTGCTGCTAGTCCCAGCGGTTAGGCGCCCTTGGACGCACCCCATACTCGAGCCTGCGCCAACCGAGACACTTTCCAGGCCATTCTGCCAGAACTATGCCCGTGCCATGCCGTCCCATGCCATTGGGAAGGGGTCGAACAAAATACTCCTGCAAGCTAAGCTGTACACCTCAGGGTGCCACGGAAAAAGGTACCACCCCACATTCGTACGCTGACGCCCCGGCCACAGCGAGTGCGAGGCGGACTGTGAGGAGAAGTACTTCGGTGGTGCAGAGCGCAGAGCCGGTGCTGGGTGGCAGATCCACTACCCCGGTAACTCATGGCGGCCGATGCGGATGAAAGTGGTAGGTGGTGCATGAGGCGGCCAcagcgagaagctgctgggtggtgatggcaaaggcagagcgatgctgcagaacTGATATCGTCGATGGTGCTGGAAACGGAAATGCGAGGGTGCTCGAGGGGACTTTTTGTTAGTCTTTGCTTTTAATCTTGTTTTTCACGGTTCATATAGAGATGTATTGCCCCATTAATCTATTATGCTATCATTATGTTATCCGATCAATATAGGCTCAATGCTGATTCCGCGAGCAAAGCGCACCCAAACAGGCAATAATTGGGCAATTTCCGTTGCATCTTACGGGACCCGTGCGGTGGCAGCAACGGCCTATCCGCGAGTGCCTCGACATGTTACGCACCAGGCGCTATTGACTGCATGTACTATTATCCAGGTACTGCTACTTACTACCTGTGCCTGAAGCCATTTGTGCCTCGCGAATGCCCTGTTTTACCCTGCAAACCTTCTTTTGAACCGCGCTTGCCACCTTGTCTCTGACTGATTTTAACTGTCCTGGCACTAGAAGGAGCGCCCAGGCCTAAAGCGAGGAAGGGAAGTAACGAGGCAGGCACCCGCCATATTCCGTCCGTGCTGGGagatactagtagtagtagtagacTGCTAGGTACTGTCTACCACTGTCTACCATGGCGAGAAGCAAACTTGCATCTTCTACTCCAACATGCATCACAGCAACTTCTCCCGCTGCTACGCTCGGCACTTGATATGCAACACACACTTGCGCACTCGCACACACCAGAAATATGCCCGCTACGCCAATCCTggtcttttctctccgctTGGGGTGCATTTGACACCTCGTCCGTGCCTACAGGGGGAGTGAGTAGGACGATAACACAGAGGAAATTAATCACCAGGTCCTTGCGAGCGTGGCCGCCCTTTGATGGATGCTGAATGTGACCTGTTATGGGCAGAGTACGAGTAGAGGACGGGCAGAGTACGAGCAGAGTACGACAGAGGCTCGCCAGCGCACGCCAGCGCGGCTGGGATTGCGCCTGCATAGTGCAATCGATCACGATATCCTCGCCTGCAGCCCGTCCATGTCGTCACTGGACGCCTCAACCGTCCAACCACCCTCCATCAGTCCGACCTGTcattcttggccagctcccGATTGGCAAGGCGTCGTTTGCCGCGCTCGTTATCCCACCGGAACAAAGCAGACCGAGCGCGAAACAGGCTACAGCATGAGCAGAGCTTGAGAGCTCGAGctagagctggagctgctgccgaccTATCAGTGGAGTTCGCGCGTGATATAGTCGGAATGCTACCGTGCCATTCGTTTCGCATGGCCCTATATAGGACGTCCCCGCCAACCTcgccgctgcagcccaaTAGCCGTACCCCAATCTGCTATCATATTCCTTCCAATCGCCTTTTCCCTCCAACAGCTTCGCCAGCTACCCAAGTCACTTCCCATATACGTGGCTTTTTACAAGGTTCTTGGCTATAGCGGATTGATCGGCGATCTCGTCACCATGTCCGCAGCTGAATCTTCCCTCGGAAAGCTCATACACACTTCCTCTCTTGTTGAGGGTGTTAGGGTCATTGCTTTCAATCGTCCTCAGAAGCGGAATGCCCTGTCTACAGAGCTCTTGAATGAATTTCTTGCTGAGCTGTCTGCGGCTTCCAAAGATGCGGCAGTCAAAGTCATTGTGCTGACTGGCACTGGGGGCTTTTTTTCAGGTGAGTTTGGGCGCTGACTTACACGAAATTCTGAGGCTTCTGGCAGTCGTCACTTTCTTTCCACCCACTTGTTCCCTATTCACGTGTTTCCAAGacctgctggagatgaaccCCCAACTAATCATGACCGGGGCCCCGGCCTCTGCACAACAGCTGGAGCCGATCTGCAGGATATCGCAGCGCTCGACGCGGTTGGCGCTAGATCATGTCGATATCTTGAGAACCTTTGCAACGGCATGGCGGCAGTTCGGAAGCCTCTTCTGGCAGCTGTCGAAGGACCTGCAGTACGCATGACACCCTGGCACTCTTCATGCTTGATATATTGACGTGGGGTTACCGTTTTACAGCTTGGGGGTGGATTCGAGGTTGCCCTTATGGTGAGTGCTCCTGATTTGCACGTGAAATCTGCATCTTTGAGTCTTCTCTCGTCCTTCCTATCTGGGCCTTTCCGGCCGGTATTCCTTCGCCTTTTCGTATCGCCCGATAAACATACAGATATGCATAGCCCTACCAGTTTCTGAAAACTATGAGTAACGTGCGCTGACAAATTTGCAATCACAGTGCGATATGATATTTGCATCTCAAACCAAAACATATTTTGCGCTGCCAGAAGTCAAACGAGGCCTGATTCCCGGCGCCGGAGGCACTCAGCGTCTCACAGCCGCGCTCGGAAAATTCAAGGTATGCTTTCAACAACAGCTCCTAAAAAATTTCcgaatttttcttcttatcttGTATTtgtgttttgttttggctCCATTTTGCACTCTGGTGTGGCTGTTGTTCCATTGCAGCACTCGCGGTACTTTTGCTACTTGCCGACGACAGGTGTGGATGCAGGAGCCGTTGCTACTGGCCCAGGCCTCATTGGACAAACATATCTGAAATACTTTTGCGTGCGCTGCTTACACCTCTTCAGGCAATGCGTACGATTCTCTTGGGCAAACCCATCTCTGCCGAGGAAGGACTTTCACATGGCCTCGTCTGTGAACTCTTCGAAGACGGCACGGTGCTTGAAAATACTGTCAAGGTGGCCGCCGATCTAGCCGCCAATGCGACCGAAGCCATGCAgcttgccaaagaagccatctgCCGTGGTAAGAACACCTTGAATCCTCCTTTGAACTTTtgtcaccatcaccatcttcgtAATCACTGACGCAAAActtgtcttttctcttgCCATCGATAGCCGACAGCCTTGGGCGTGATGACGAATACGAGAGGACCCTCTACTACATCACAATGGGCACCGAAGAAAAGGTTAGGGGTGTCAACGGATTCCTCAAGAAGAACTGAAGGAATGGTGTCCTTTTGCCTCATTCAGTAAATGAGGCCTTTGATGCCACATCGGCCTaaatgaggagaagaagaaatttcgTGATCCATGCCGTACACGCCGGGTGTATGGCAAATTGAGCCCTTTCATTCCGTTATCTCAGAAATATCTCTTTGTGAGAGCGGCTTCATTCACGGTCAATGGATTGTTATCTTTCAGGGATGATATTTCGGCATCATAGAGATGAAAATCCAGAGTCACATATCCACTTGAAGTAACATGTTATCATCATCTGGTCTCTTACACTCATGACACCTGCCTTAATGGTGGCTGTGGGATCGTAATGCTCTCTTCATGTGAATGAATaactctttttctttttcggctTGTTTGACGCTGCTATTACGCGACTGTATAAAACCGCTCGTGCTATAGTTCCATGTAGGAAGAAATACTCCGACCATCAAGACAGTTTGATGCAAAGGCAATTCCACGACGGACGTTTTCGGGTTTCGGGTTTCAGTATTGAGCATCAAGTCTCCCACAGGAATTAAGACCTTTTGTATGCCAGGAAATAACAGTTGCGTTCGTTATACATGAGTGCTAACATGTTTCAGTCCTGCTTTTCGAGTACGGCCATATCCAGGCCGATCTCAACTACAACGATTCACGTATACCTGCAATGATGACAACAAGACAGATGAACATAGAACGTACGTGAGTACTGGCCATTACAACCGTGTAAGTGTGGTAGCTGGCtactgcggcggcggctttaACATGCTGGTTTGAAtagccagcagcggcaaatCAGACGTTGGATTATTTTGTTCAAGTCCTGCATTTACACGCCGCACTCCGATTCCCAGCTACATATTAAATGCGGCAGCACATGAGAACTAAAGGCATTGGATACTCATTGAACAGCGAGATTGGAGCGAGAACGAGGGGGACAAGCTGGGGGCTAACCCCTTGGTGCGCAGATTGGCTTGATTGAGATTGTGCCACCATCCATCTCAACTCTCGGGTCCATGCTGGGCCCGAGCCGGTATACCGCTCATTAAATCGACTTGTTATATTGGACGGGATCATCGAGCTATGCAGATCACATGACGGTGCGACACCCCATTTTGTGTCTCAGTCACTTTAAAGTAGATGCATACGATCGCCGCATCTGTACCGATCCAGGCTGAACAGGCTAATGGTTGATTCTATATTTACTGATTTATTAAACTTGTCGCTGCAGGTCGCATCCGATCTAGGATGAAGAGACAGATGGATGCAAAGTTCTTTC is drawn from Trichoderma atroviride chromosome 7, complete sequence and contains these coding sequences:
- a CDS encoding uncharacterized protein (EggNog:ENOG41~TransMembrane:6 (i591-612o618-643i664-684o704-729i741-758o778-797i)), encoding MEASSLRADYTAMQYGPKIECPFSTVTASFYHFVTSFPENIALHDLSGATTQQTTYRQLAIRAQALATKLRSLGVRPHQRIPLVVKRSSEMVVGIWAILSCGAQYVPLDGGVVPDSTIRHVFEQSGGNIICCLTSTVHRIRDLCPSASPVIIDQQELDSMPHEEKWVDLATSDSGCYIIYTSGTTGKPKGVDVTHKNVANLVCMSPGNLGIRPGNRVGQVLNISFDMAAWEIFACLCNGGTLVIRGSKWEPAIELLDTLVCTPTILSKYPPTKYPNIKVAATAGEPTSQDLADLWAKHAIYWNSCGPTETTIVNTMQKHIVGDGLSIGRPTPNNNVYILDDNGSPVPVGEPGTMWAGGYGVSRGYVGLEAKTKESYIPDPFTNDGSKMYCTGDLGLWRPDGSIEILGRADDQVKVKGFRVELDGVSSSMASAPGVTRACALLIDGEIHGFAVPSNQDPGAILEHTRRLQPYYAVPSNVHLLDEFPTTANGKIDKKSLRMLASGPASPTISESSTVFSTTVQSATLSKALSGKSSPLVGFRSVSSSSSLTAASTEEEKEDKVEEEIDLSRDVPDKKWPKPWRGLRKRVLIPYRFLFSFVGFLNIGVLIAILVLRPRVEWLATITAANLVTGVLIRQDVVINMLYTTFCSVPKSFPFWIRQRCAKIYHLGGVHSGAGICATAWLLASTIQATVARFQLDGPPSRASLANLVVSWLLCGLCCFIVAAAWPPFRKANHDMFEKMHRFLGWSALALFWAKTVVSVYDSTPAGQSFGHALAKTPALWMLSVATFSVAFSWFFLRKVKVNAEPLSEHAVRLHFDYTVPVNGSFTRISHRPLFEWHSFATIPAPQPDLEAGISAGYSLVVSNAGDWTKRCIRNPPTSIWVRGLPACGVMRIATLFNRVVVIATGSGIGPMLGHIGHPSCPTQLIWSTPSPEKTFGKKIIDTIKGSIPGAIIHDTRTQGRPDLVRMGYNMVKEFNAEAVIIIANEKITKKVVYGLETRGVPAFGAIWDS